The proteins below are encoded in one region of Diorhabda carinulata isolate Delta chromosome 3, icDioCari1.1, whole genome shotgun sequence:
- the LOC130891810 gene encoding leucine-rich repeat neuronal protein 2 isoform X4, with protein sequence MAKMKNCAFLLLVAFLSSNEASTTKPPSYSTTEDDLFTETLECVEDKSAKIRTFANLTEYQGNKNSFDPRHKNYQGNIVQFSTKIIPKIVKNSFISLGSDNIMKLDLHGKSIEDIEDESFKGLFCLQKLDLNHNNLSKLSENSFAGLENLEELDLSFNLLKDVTDSSLAFIKLKSLKVLDLSHNKITVLDRRSFMILYDLKVLNIGYNDIKNIDPKVFNYLESLEKLFLNDNDLIEISAGQWKGLTNLTDLDLSNNYLSSFDMNDKYSFINLKNLNLSGNELKDIDIYSIRTTFPNLTNLDLSQNSWYCGDLTIIKRVLKDSKITLPRSIDCNDDETGEVTTSKQITTSSVSKFQRGIEVELLRQNNQILETNEHIVDDIESLRNVVMCLLVALIIFSIIVFTVKMGICRSWYSSVSGRNNRGYIQTSDVESVGLITR encoded by the exons ATGGCAAAG ATGAAAAACTGCGCATTTCTTTTACTCGTGGCCTTTCTAAGTTCCAATGAAGCTTCAACAACAAAACCGCCATCTTATTCAACTACGGAAGATGATTTGTTTACAGAAACGCTTGAATGTGTCGAAGACAAATCCGCTAAAATCAGAACCTTTGCTAATTTAACGGAATACCAaggaaacaaaaacagtttcgATCCCAGACATAAAAATTATCAAGGAAATATTGTTCAGTTTAGTACAAAAATTATTCCCAAGATtgttaaaaacagttttattagtTTAGGATCGGATAACATCATGAAACTTGATTTACACGGAAAAAGTATTGAAGACATAGAGGACGAGAGCTTCAAAGGattattttgtttacaaaagcTCGATTTGAACCACAACAACTTGAGTAAATTATCCGAAAATAGCTTCGCTGGTCTAGAGAATCTCGAAGAATTAGatcttagttttaatttattaaaagatgTCACCGACAGTAGCTTGgcatttataaaattgaaatcattAAAAGTACTGGATTTGTCTCATAATAAAATCACCGTTTTAGACAGGCGGTCTTTCAtgattttatatgatttaaaaGTTCTAAACATTGGTTACAACGATATCAAAAACATTGATCCAAAAGTTTTCAACTATCTGGAATctttggaaaaactatttttgaacgataacgatttaattgaaatatcagCCGGACAATGGAAAGGTTTAACAAATCTAACAGATCTAGATTTATCCAACAATTATCTATCGTCCTTTGACATGAATGATAAATACAGTTTCATCAACTTGAAAAACTTAAATTTAAGCGGTAACGAACTCAAAGATATAGACATCTACAGCATCAGAACAACGTTTCCGAATCTAACGAATCTCGATCTCAGTCAAAACAGTTGGTACTGCGGTGATTTGACAATTATAAAACGCGTCTTGAAAGATTCCAAGATAACGTTACCGAGAAGCATAGACTGTAACGATGACGAAACAGGTGAAGTTACCACTTCGAAGCAAATTACCACTTCTTCGGTTTCTAAATTTCAACGAGGAATAGAAGTTGAACTTTTGAGGcagaataatcaaattttggaaaCGAACGAACACATAGTTGATGATATTGAGAGTTTGAGGAACGTTGTAATGTGCCTGCTGGTagctttaattatattttctattattgtctTCACTGTTAAGATGGGAATTTGTAGGAGTTGGTATTCTAGCGTTTCGGGACGAAATAATAGGGGATATATACAAACAAGCGATGTTGAGAGTGTTGGGTTGATTACCCgttga